The Myxococcales bacterium genome window below encodes:
- a CDS encoding EF-hand domain-containing protein, with the protein MVSSISGVTGQMSVGAMSRPPKMSSDEMWNKMDADGDGQVTKSELEDFMADAPAGPNGEAPDIDDLFSEVDSNGDGVITKDEHETQYKKFEENMKAQANNLAGIGSNTELNKVSLAQLLAETLSEEEDEEDSTSSTESTTATTTATKNLLESLNAYLTSTAEQEKQNLSIEI; encoded by the coding sequence ATGGTATCGTCAATTTCCGGGGTCACCGGCCAGATGTCCGTGGGGGCCATGAGTCGTCCGCCGAAAATGAGTTCGGACGAAATGTGGAACAAGATGGATGCCGACGGCGACGGTCAGGTCACGAAAAGCGAACTGGAAGACTTCATGGCCGACGCGCCGGCGGGACCCAACGGCGAAGCGCCCGACATTGATGACCTGTTTTCCGAGGTCGATTCCAACGGCGACGGGGTCATCACCAAGGACGAGCACGAGACCCAGTACAAGAAGTTCGAGGAAAACATGAAAGCCCAGGCCAACAACCTGGCGGGCATCGGCTCCAACACCGAGCTCAACAAGGTGAGTCTGGCCCAGTTGCTGGCGGAAACGCTCAGTGAGGAAGAGGACGAGGAGGACTCGACTTCCAGCACCGAATCGACGACGGCGACCACCACCGCCACCAAGAACCTGTTGGAATCCTTGAATGCGTATCTGACGTCGACGGCCGAACAGGAAAAACAAAACCTGTCGATCGAGATTTAG
- a CDS encoding formylglycine-generating enzyme family protein: protein MNNLAKYLLVLLVLLAGGLVLAGCGNGDDDDDSGGLPADDDDNDDFTPGDDDDDDNDNDNDDNDTGDDDDDNDDDDNDDNDDNDDDTTPPLPTVFVTIPNGVFTMGSPAGEAGRRDDETQHQVTLTNDFEISAVEIDQEQFLAVMGFNPSHFPYFGEDTLRPVDSVSWFDALAYTIKLSEAKAYAPCYVLSDIVCEDEQPGDTTDYCKDHGGIDSATVALNGVASVYECEGYRLPTESEWEYAARAGATTAFYNGGITQKGCTPRDTNLDAIAWYCGNSHDTTYRGGQKEPNDFGVYDMLGNVWEWTWDWYNQAYPGTVTDPESPADGYFKVVRGGACRFAGAVYNRLARRVAQTPGWRDFYIGFRVVRTLPESGAKPFVATAPIVDQVDQVPADYPDELPFEFTRPSVGGPMTQEEIDAFTAKITGFLKNSNYLHWLQWVSHGMAPENPGGLPDYKLFYGDISLTKASGVLTFTHTGFDDNLTIPTSKLYNNVMAYYLTTGDAEAGRLVKEYAKGYVALFHGMQWAEEEYEPEHRILARAIFTQNHDFTEEGGRLGHVDYDPVKHYSYDWNAHTIPNPNNPYWGDIWVRNMRSKDDVPHIYRVVPMLMRVVEDGADADVREAAAEALTYLQDFARDVVDTGWFIRTKEDGDQWVPRDENGYVVDLASYVQFTKIVANAECSGRLSSALIGYGDPLDVDCGNGIGWLYEIVATYGHYYNYAIVRYFHVATITNALMVGANDTAYANLEGLAERVDYMLYTDPMRAQHTEWDADGAAFIMASATAGLPLTNAEARLVADEYGKAADHYSTWGYWDPWDASVPDGSVPFTPSRDAVAGPVVSWDDMLFVLEYCYSPFLNPATAPLVNCDIVRDPDLWGTTP from the coding sequence ATGAATAATCTGGCCAAATACCTGCTCGTGTTGTTGGTTTTGCTAGCCGGCGGCCTGGTACTGGCGGGCTGCGGCAACGGCGACGACGATGACGATTCCGGCGGCCTGCCGGCCGACGATGACGACAACGACGATTTCACCCCCGGGGACGATGACGACGACGATAACGATAACGACAACGACGACAACGACACCGGCGATGACGATGACGACAACGACGACGATGACAACGACGACAACGACGACAACGACGACGACACCACGCCGCCGCTGCCGACGGTCTTCGTGACGATTCCCAACGGCGTTTTCACCATGGGCAGCCCGGCCGGCGAAGCGGGACGGCGCGATGATGAGACGCAGCACCAGGTCACGCTGACCAACGACTTCGAAATCTCGGCCGTCGAGATCGACCAGGAGCAATTCCTCGCCGTGATGGGCTTCAATCCCAGTCACTTCCCGTATTTCGGCGAGGATACGTTGCGGCCGGTGGATTCGGTGAGCTGGTTTGATGCGCTGGCCTATACCATCAAACTGTCGGAAGCCAAGGCCTACGCGCCGTGCTACGTCCTTTCCGACATCGTTTGCGAGGACGAGCAACCGGGCGACACCACCGATTACTGCAAGGACCACGGCGGCATCGACAGCGCCACGGTCGCCTTGAACGGCGTCGCGTCCGTTTACGAATGCGAGGGTTACCGCCTGCCCACCGAATCCGAATGGGAGTACGCGGCCCGCGCCGGCGCGACCACGGCGTTTTACAACGGCGGCATCACCCAAAAAGGGTGCACCCCGCGCGATACCAACCTCGACGCCATCGCTTGGTATTGCGGCAACTCGCACGACACGACCTACCGCGGCGGCCAGAAGGAACCCAACGATTTCGGCGTCTACGACATGCTCGGCAACGTCTGGGAATGGACGTGGGATTGGTACAACCAGGCGTATCCCGGCACGGTCACCGACCCGGAAAGCCCGGCCGACGGCTATTTCAAGGTCGTGCGCGGCGGCGCCTGCCGCTTTGCCGGCGCGGTTTATAACCGGCTGGCCCGGCGCGTCGCGCAGACCCCCGGCTGGCGCGATTTCTACATCGGCTTCCGCGTCGTGCGCACGCTGCCGGAATCCGGCGCGAAGCCGTTCGTCGCCACGGCGCCGATCGTCGACCAGGTCGATCAGGTCCCGGCGGATTACCCCGATGAGCTACCCTTCGAGTTCACCCGCCCAAGCGTCGGCGGCCCGATGACCCAGGAGGAGATCGACGCCTTCACCGCGAAAATCACGGGATTTCTAAAGAACAGCAATTACCTGCATTGGCTGCAATGGGTAAGCCACGGCATGGCGCCCGAGAATCCCGGCGGCTTGCCGGATTACAAGCTCTTCTACGGCGACATCAGCCTCACCAAGGCCAGCGGCGTGTTGACCTTCACCCACACCGGTTTCGACGACAACCTGACGATTCCGACTTCCAAGCTGTACAACAACGTCATGGCCTATTACCTGACAACGGGTGACGCGGAAGCCGGCCGGCTGGTGAAGGAATACGCCAAGGGTTACGTGGCGCTCTTCCACGGCATGCAATGGGCCGAGGAGGAATACGAGCCCGAACACCGCATCCTGGCGCGCGCCATCTTCACGCAGAATCACGACTTCACCGAGGAAGGCGGCCGGCTGGGGCACGTCGATTACGATCCGGTCAAGCATTACTCCTACGACTGGAACGCGCACACCATTCCCAATCCGAACAACCCCTATTGGGGCGATATCTGGGTTCGCAACATGCGCAGCAAGGACGACGTGCCGCACATTTACCGCGTCGTGCCGATGCTGATGCGCGTGGTGGAGGACGGCGCCGACGCCGACGTGCGCGAGGCGGCCGCCGAGGCGCTGACCTATCTGCAGGATTTCGCGCGCGACGTGGTGGACACCGGCTGGTTCATCCGCACCAAGGAAGACGGCGATCAATGGGTGCCGCGCGACGAGAACGGCTACGTGGTCGATCTGGCCAGCTACGTGCAATTCACCAAGATCGTCGCGAACGCCGAATGCAGCGGCCGGCTGTCGTCGGCCCTCATCGGTTACGGCGACCCGCTGGACGTCGATTGCGGCAACGGCATCGGCTGGCTCTACGAGATCGTGGCGACCTACGGCCACTATTACAACTACGCCATCGTCCGCTATTTCCACGTGGCGACAATCACCAACGCCCTGATGGTCGGCGCCAACGATACGGCGTATGCGAACCTCGAGGGCCTCGCCGAACGCGTCGATTACATGCTGTATACCGATCCGATGCGCGCCCAACACACCGAGTGGGACGCCGACGGGGCGGCCTTCATCATGGCTTCGGCCACCGCCGGCCTGCCCCTGACCAACGCCGAGGCGCGGCTTGTGGCCGACGAATACGGCAAGGCCGCCGATCATTACAGCACCTGGGGTTATTGGGATCCGTGGGATGCGTCGGTGCCTGACGGTTCGGTGCCGTTCACGCCCAGCCGCGACGCGGTCGCCGGTCCGGTGGTCTCGTGGGACGACATGCTGTTCGTCCTGGAGTATTGCTACTCGCCGTTCCTGAACCCGGCCACCGCGCCGTTGGTCAACTGCGACATCGTCCGCGACCCCGACCTCTGGGGCACGACGCCGTAA